A region from the Mucilaginibacter sp. CSA2-8R genome encodes:
- a CDS encoding ABC transporter permease translates to MFKHFLRIASRNLLKRKFYSFINITGLAIGMACCLLIALYIKHELSFDRYHANHERIYRVLQTYRSVEKGQKPITPAPQDYQVWGCAPVGPALQADFPEVETVAQMMSPLSLLLQTGDKRIQQDNLICADSTVFKVFSWKLLQGDARTALTAPYSIVLTEETAHKLFGNVNPVGQTLHANNSENLMVTGVVQNVPSNSQVTFNGLISMATARKWQAFAFPSWGYVDFYTYVLLKKNARIEPVQAGAAAFLKRRNPEDPGYTIAFEPLNDAYLHSKAQRQPGPVGSMLNIYLFLCIGVIILLIACVNFMNLSTARSLERAKEVGVRKVLGVTPAALRRQFLLESFIIALVAGVAAMAFTKLALPLVSRLSGKAFAPDSLFGGQFAWWVAALIVVTGLLAGTYPAWFLSRFRPVAVLKGTVRPSRGSMSLRKALVVFQFTLSVTLIAGTIIVYAELRYLNNHDLGFKKDQMLVINFEGDRQVSQNIDAIKHAIANQPGVGSVAASRAVPGEFLPNAGTNIETANGAMINKDPLIYEIDFDFIPTLQIPMAAGRNYSRAFTTDSTQSLLINEATARLYGYRNPADAVGKKFAQWGRQGIIIGVVKDFHFRSLHTKVEPLALRYGMPPDLNRIIVSVKGNKVAATLAAIEKTWKAVAPQRPFLYYFLDEQFNQQYQSEQHFGYLFSLFSFLAIFIACLGLFGLATFTAQQRTKEIGIRKVLGASVANIVVLIAQDFMRLVVIAIVIAVPLCVLVMSRWLNDFAYRVSISPGIFVATAAIALFIALTAISWQSVKAALANPVKAIKNE, encoded by the coding sequence ATGTTTAAACACTTTTTACGCATAGCCAGCCGCAACCTGCTTAAACGCAAGTTTTACAGCTTTATTAATATTACTGGCTTAGCCATTGGTATGGCCTGCTGCCTGTTGATTGCGCTATACATTAAACATGAGCTATCGTTTGACCGCTACCACGCCAACCACGAGCGTATTTACCGGGTACTGCAAACTTACCGCAGCGTTGAAAAAGGCCAGAAACCCATCACCCCTGCCCCGCAAGATTATCAGGTTTGGGGTTGTGCGCCGGTTGGCCCTGCCCTGCAGGCCGACTTTCCGGAGGTGGAAACCGTAGCACAGATGATGAGCCCCCTGAGCCTGCTGCTGCAAACCGGCGACAAGCGCATTCAGCAGGATAACCTGATTTGTGCCGACTCGACCGTTTTTAAGGTATTTAGCTGGAAGCTGTTACAGGGCGATGCCCGCACCGCGCTTACCGCCCCGTATAGTATTGTACTGACTGAAGAAACCGCGCATAAACTTTTTGGCAACGTCAACCCGGTAGGCCAAACCCTGCACGCTAACAACAGCGAAAACCTGATGGTGACCGGCGTGGTGCAAAACGTGCCCTCTAACTCACAGGTTACCTTTAACGGTTTAATATCGATGGCTACGGCCCGCAAATGGCAGGCCTTTGCTTTTCCGTCATGGGGTTATGTAGATTTTTATACCTACGTGCTATTAAAAAAGAATGCCCGCATCGAACCTGTGCAAGCCGGTGCCGCTGCGTTTTTGAAACGCCGTAACCCCGAAGACCCTGGTTATACCATTGCTTTTGAGCCTTTAAATGATGCCTACCTGCACTCTAAGGCGCAACGGCAGCCCGGCCCGGTGGGCAGCATGCTCAACATCTACCTGTTTTTGTGCATTGGTGTTATTATACTGCTGATTGCCTGTGTCAATTTCATGAACCTATCCACCGCCCGATCGCTCGAAAGGGCTAAAGAGGTGGGTGTGCGCAAGGTGCTGGGCGTAACGCCGGCGGCCCTGCGCAGGCAGTTTTTGCTCGAGTCGTTCATTATTGCGCTGGTGGCCGGTGTGGCGGCTATGGCGTTTACCAAACTGGCTTTGCCGTTGGTGAGCCGGCTATCAGGCAAGGCCTTTGCACCAGACAGTTTATTTGGCGGGCAATTTGCCTGGTGGGTAGCCGCATTAATTGTTGTGACCGGTTTACTGGCAGGCACCTACCCCGCCTGGTTTTTATCGCGCTTCAGGCCAGTGGCGGTGTTAAAGGGTACGGTGCGGCCATCGCGCGGCAGTATGTCGCTGCGCAAGGCGCTGGTGGTTTTCCAGTTTACGCTTTCGGTAACGCTCATTGCCGGCACCATCATTGTTTATGCCGAACTGCGCTACCTTAACAACCACGACCTGGGTTTTAAGAAAGACCAAATGCTGGTCATTAATTTTGAGGGCGACCGGCAGGTGTCGCAAAACATCGACGCCATTAAGCACGCCATTGCCAACCAGCCCGGCGTGGGATCGGTAGCAGCATCGCGTGCTGTGCCCGGCGAATTTTTACCCAACGCGGGCACTAATATCGAGACCGCTAACGGTGCCATGATTAATAAAGACCCGCTTATTTACGAGATTGATTTTGACTTTATTCCTACCCTGCAAATCCCTATGGCAGCCGGCCGCAATTACTCGCGCGCTTTTACCACCGATAGTACCCAGTCCCTGCTCATTAACGAAGCCACCGCCCGGCTGTACGGCTACCGCAACCCGGCTGATGCCGTAGGTAAAAAGTTTGCCCAATGGGGCCGGCAGGGTATTATTATAGGTGTGGTTAAAGATTTCCACTTCCGCTCGCTGCATACTAAAGTTGAACCGCTGGCTTTGCGCTATGGTATGCCGCCCGACCTTAACCGTATCATTGTATCGGTAAAAGGCAACAAGGTAGCCGCCACGCTGGCCGCCATCGAAAAAACATGGAAAGCGGTAGCACCGCAACGCCCGTTTTTATATTACTTTTTAGACGAGCAGTTTAACCAGCAATACCAGTCTGAACAACATTTCGGTTACCTGTTTTCGCTGTTCTCGTTCCTGGCCATATTTATTGCCTGCCTGGGTTTGTTTGGCCTGGCCACGTTTACCGCGCAGCAGCGTACCAAAGAAATCGGCATCCGCAAAGTATTAGGCGCTTCGGTAGCCAATATTGTGGTACTCATTGCGCAGGATTTTATGCGCCTGGTAGTTATCGCCATCGTGATAGCCGTACCCCTTTGCGTACTGGTGATGAGCCGTTGGCTCAATGATTTTGCCTACCGGGTATCCATCAGTCCGGGCATCTTTGTGGCCACGGCTGCCATTGCGTTATTTATTGCCTTAACAGCTATCAGCTGGCAATCGGTTAAAGCTGCCTTGGCTAACCCGGTAAAGGCCATTAAGAATGAGTAG
- a CDS encoding dihydrofolate reductase family protein: MRKLKLQMQITVDGFVAGPEGELDWMWTGGQHDDAMFNQILDIADSCDIILLGGNMTPGFIAHWENVVDHQPDSVEQPLAQRMVNMKKIVFSRNQSGITGRNLQTESGDLATAIHQLKAQPGKDLLVYGGAQFVNSLINLNLIDEYYLFTNPIAIGEGMRIFNSRKPLRLNGSIAYQNGKILNKYVAVPPQNSNE, from the coding sequence ATGCGAAAATTAAAATTACAGATGCAAATTACCGTCGACGGTTTTGTGGCAGGGCCCGAAGGCGAGTTAGACTGGATGTGGACCGGTGGCCAGCACGATGACGCTATGTTTAACCAGATCTTAGATATAGCCGACAGCTGTGATATTATTTTGTTAGGCGGCAACATGACGCCCGGTTTTATCGCTCATTGGGAAAACGTGGTAGACCATCAGCCCGATAGCGTAGAGCAGCCATTGGCCCAACGGATGGTGAACATGAAAAAAATAGTCTTCAGCCGCAATCAATCGGGTATTACCGGTCGCAATTTGCAAACCGAAAGCGGTGACCTGGCTACTGCCATCCATCAACTCAAAGCGCAACCGGGGAAAGATTTGCTGGTTTATGGCGGAGCACAATTTGTTAACTCGCTCATCAACCTTAACCTGATTGATGAGTACTACCTGTTTACTAATCCCATTGCCATAGGGGAGGGCATGCGCATTTTTAACTCCCGAAAACCTCTCCGGCTCAATGGTTCGATCGCTTATCAGAATGGTAAAATATTGAATAAATATGTAGCCGTGCCTCCCCAAAACTCTAATGAGTGA
- a CDS encoding DUF6624 domain-containing protein has protein sequence MKPAFIILLLCYSVLVQAQAQINLPLKHKLDSIYVLDQKYRAALTALNSGGKADSIAALFNRPAKGLQWFLISDMPRVDSLNMLKIRSVIKIYGYPGKSLVGELTNEVAWNVIQHSPHIKEYIRMVEKAAKHKEIPFTLYAKMQDRLLVEEGKEQIYGTQIQGLSITNKNTGKQEMHMFVWPIYDASKVNALRKKAGFDQSIEAYAKTFGVTYLRMSLAEVEALRK, from the coding sequence ATGAAACCAGCGTTTATCATCTTATTGTTGTGTTATTCTGTATTGGTTCAGGCGCAAGCCCAAATTAACCTGCCGCTTAAGCACAAGCTGGACAGCATTTACGTACTCGACCAAAAATACCGGGCGGCGCTAACGGCTTTAAACAGTGGTGGTAAGGCAGACTCTATTGCTGCTTTGTTTAACCGGCCCGCTAAAGGTTTGCAATGGTTTCTAATATCCGATATGCCGCGGGTGGATTCGTTGAATATGCTCAAAATTCGGTCTGTTATCAAAATCTACGGTTACCCCGGCAAAAGTTTGGTGGGCGAGCTCACTAACGAGGTAGCCTGGAACGTCATTCAGCACTCACCGCATATTAAGGAATATATCAGGATGGTGGAGAAGGCGGCAAAACACAAAGAAATTCCGTTTACGCTATACGCCAAGATGCAGGACCGCCTGCTGGTAGAAGAAGGTAAAGAGCAAATTTACGGAACACAGATTCAGGGACTAAGTATCACCAACAAAAACACCGGCAAGCAGGAAATGCATATGTTTGTCTGGCCTATTTACGATGCCTCAAAGGTAAACGCGCTCCGGAAAAAAGCTGGTTTTGACCAATCGATTGAGGCTTACGCCAAAACTTTTGGTGTAACCTATCTACGCATGTCTTTAGCAGAGGTGGAGGCGTTGAGAAAATGA
- a CDS encoding helix-turn-helix domain-containing protein: MRHLDIKPAENLRHAIESFWYLSVDFAQLPPAGFEILPDGFAEIIFYFGSPCYLIADNGPMALPSPFLTGLLRKPMYLRADNHMEVIGIRCYPWAVFDLLGISSNQGGVHVFEHVIARLHSPLEALVVSGQIAEALARVQQFFNADCYAVHSPNALSKAGQAMRQGNGTLPVRHVAEAAHTTLRTLERQFKRAAGQTVKDVSGLIRFEQVRDQLWTDPETPIAALAQQLGYADQSHLGREFKRYAGVTVAAFARKIKRHKLTAHHDFVAFVLS; this comes from the coding sequence ATGCGGCACCTGGATATTAAACCGGCGGAAAATTTAAGGCATGCCATAGAAAGTTTCTGGTATTTGAGCGTCGACTTTGCGCAACTGCCGCCTGCCGGTTTCGAGATATTGCCGGATGGTTTTGCCGAAATCATTTTTTACTTTGGTAGTCCTTGCTACCTCATTGCCGACAACGGCCCTATGGCCTTACCGTCACCATTTTTAACCGGCCTGCTCCGTAAACCCATGTACCTGCGCGCCGACAACCACATGGAGGTTATCGGCATCAGATGCTACCCCTGGGCGGTATTCGACCTGCTGGGCATTTCGTCAAACCAGGGCGGTGTTCATGTATTTGAACATGTTATTGCCCGGCTGCACTCGCCGCTCGAAGCCCTTGTTGTGTCAGGGCAAATTGCCGAAGCTTTAGCACGTGTACAACAATTTTTTAACGCCGACTGCTATGCGGTGCACTCGCCCAATGCACTTAGCAAAGCCGGGCAGGCCATGCGGCAGGGCAATGGTACCCTTCCGGTCAGGCATGTGGCCGAGGCAGCCCACACTACCCTACGCACACTGGAGCGCCAGTTTAAACGCGCAGCCGGACAAACCGTAAAGGATGTGTCCGGACTCATCCGCTTTGAGCAGGTGCGCGACCAGTTATGGACCGACCCCGAAACTCCGATTGCTGCCCTGGCTCAGCAATTGGGCTACGCCGACCAATCACACCTGGGCCGTGAGTTTAAACGCTATGCCGGTGTTACGGTTGCCGCTTTTGCGCGTAAAATTAAGCGCCATAAGCTAACCGCGCATCACGATTTTGTCGCATTTGTTCTATCCTGA
- a CDS encoding FAD-dependent monooxygenase — protein sequence MSSPESKSVLISGASIAGLTAACLMQQLGYRVTVVEQADQLRIQGSAVNLTTEALEVAKRIGIYQALNASALKLEKWEFKDAGDTTVGQLPVDAADADEEVEIERGKLLQLLTGALKEDITFIFGDRITRLQENPEEVEVSFRNYPSQTFQLVLGADGSHSGVRKIWFGPEADYTHFLNHYFSITIVPKLLIPQGTAQMYNVPGKVVMLNAYNGKTDICFCFYSAQLLDYDYRNTNQQRHIIEQHFATEGWRTPELLQEISRAETAYFDQFSQVRMPYWTKGRVALVGDAAYCASPAAGIGGSLAIIGAAALADALAQHPDNHAAAFNQYQQSFSPVVDEVQLNAATMLQQYLIPPTHEAIRKRNTLQTFG from the coding sequence ATGTCCTCGCCAGAATCTAAATCCGTACTCATATCCGGCGCCAGTATAGCCGGGCTTACCGCTGCCTGCCTGATGCAGCAATTAGGTTACCGCGTAACCGTTGTAGAACAGGCCGACCAGCTACGCATCCAAGGTTCGGCCGTAAATCTGACTACCGAAGCGCTTGAAGTGGCTAAGCGCATAGGTATTTATCAGGCCCTGAATGCCAGTGCGCTTAAGCTTGAAAAATGGGAGTTTAAAGATGCCGGCGATACAACCGTTGGCCAACTACCCGTTGATGCGGCTGACGCTGATGAAGAAGTTGAAATTGAGCGCGGTAAGCTTTTACAACTTCTGACGGGCGCCTTAAAAGAAGATATCACCTTCATATTTGGCGACCGCATTACCCGTTTGCAAGAAAACCCGGAAGAGGTGGAAGTCAGTTTCAGGAATTATCCTTCACAAACATTTCAGTTAGTTCTGGGTGCCGACGGCTCGCACTCGGGCGTGCGCAAGATCTGGTTTGGACCTGAGGCTGATTATACCCATTTTTTAAACCATTACTTTTCGATTACCATTGTACCTAAGCTGCTGATTCCGCAAGGCACGGCACAAATGTATAACGTGCCGGGCAAAGTGGTGATGCTAAATGCCTACAACGGCAAAACCGACATCTGTTTTTGCTTTTACTCGGCGCAGCTCTTAGATTATGATTATCGCAACACCAACCAGCAACGCCATATCATCGAACAACATTTTGCCACCGAAGGCTGGCGTACGCCCGAGTTACTACAAGAGATCAGTCGGGCAGAAACCGCCTATTTTGACCAGTTTAGCCAGGTCAGGATGCCGTACTGGACCAAAGGCAGGGTTGCCTTGGTAGGCGACGCCGCCTATTGTGCATCGCCGGCGGCCGGCATTGGTGGTTCGCTGGCCATCATTGGGGCCGCTGCCCTGGCCGATGCGCTGGCCCAACACCCCGACAATCATGCCGCAGCCTTTAACCAATACCAGCAAAGCTTTAGCCCGGTAGTTGATGAGGTACAATTAAACGCTGCCACCATGCTGCAACAATACCTCATTCCACCAACCCACGAGGCCATCCGCAAACGCAATACGCTGCAAACCTTTGGCTGA
- a CDS encoding alpha/beta hydrolase encodes MFNKTCLITNFSIVYANEISNHLFYYHNLSGKALDNLKMKTNILIVCTLALFVATSFKAQGQVVDTLINNGSYHTHFRIVKGKGVPILFESGGGDDGSVWNALLIDLHKKLKAPLITYDRAGFGKSSLDTSKTDIVSEVHMLETGLKRLGFNGRFFLVAHSLGGSYAMVFAARNPNKVAGGIFIDINTPCFMTAEKSKEIMLLYQAQLKTFKKERPGLYHLLNNYGTTNQKAAEAAKQIKMPLTIIGSDHPPYKGTDSLSWKSCLKSFAAERPNRRYVLAKNSGHYVFLHSPKLVVREIVELYHKVNRQ; translated from the coding sequence ATGTTTAACAAAACTTGCTTAATCACCAACTTTTCTATCGTATATGCGAATGAAATCAGCAATCATTTATTTTATTACCATAACTTGTCAGGCAAAGCTTTGGATAATCTAAAAATGAAAACGAATATATTAATAGTATGTACGCTTGCTCTTTTTGTCGCCACAAGCTTTAAAGCACAGGGTCAAGTTGTCGATACCTTAATCAACAACGGTAGTTACCATACGCATTTTCGTATTGTTAAAGGTAAAGGTGTTCCTATTCTGTTTGAGTCGGGCGGCGGTGATGACGGGAGTGTCTGGAATGCATTGCTGATTGATCTGCACAAAAAACTTAAGGCACCATTAATTACTTATGACCGTGCAGGCTTCGGAAAAAGCAGCTTAGATACCAGCAAAACAGATATCGTTAGCGAAGTACATATGCTTGAAACCGGTTTGAAAAGGTTAGGGTTTAATGGTCGGTTTTTTTTAGTTGCTCATTCGCTCGGCGGAAGTTATGCTATGGTGTTCGCAGCTCGAAATCCAAATAAAGTAGCAGGAGGGATTTTTATCGATATCAATACACCCTGTTTCATGACAGCGGAAAAATCGAAAGAAATTATGCTTTTATATCAGGCCCAACTCAAAACCTTCAAAAAAGAACGACCAGGCTTATACCATCTGCTTAACAATTACGGCACAACAAACCAAAAAGCAGCCGAAGCCGCCAAACAAATCAAAATGCCTCTTACCATAATCGGTTCAGATCATCCTCCCTATAAAGGCACAGATAGCCTGAGCTGGAAAAGCTGTTTAAAAAGTTTCGCTGCAGAACGTCCTAACCGAAGATATGTACTGGCTAAAAATTCGGGGCATTATGTATTTCTGCATTCGCCCAAATTGGTTGTACGGGAGATTGTAGAGTTGTACCATAAGGTTAATCGCCAGTAA
- a CDS encoding bacteriorhodopsin, which yields MHFSDSFLPTANTVGLSSMITYFFLIFAAYAFLGNVIFCWLGKSAVAPEHRTSRYLTAIIAAVAGISYLFIAHFYHEMLRELSHLTDPAKREELLNNSYNAIGQLRYIDWSITTPLLLLKAVSMLKIQPSQAKSAIFWLLFADLFMVFTGYIGEQQLTADGHIMVTQKLIWGAISTLGYLIIPVILWNLWKRFKDTVQPEERTAYQWIALSTVTTWGVYPIGYVLTVVNGINTNYIHIAFSIFDVINKVGAGVVVYLAAKKALERRVAEDATMNTHLVD from the coding sequence ATGCATTTCTCCGATTCATTTCTGCCAACGGCCAACACGGTCGGGCTGTCGTCTATGATTACTTACTTTTTCCTGATTTTTGCGGCTTACGCCTTTTTAGGAAATGTGATTTTTTGCTGGCTTGGCAAGTCGGCCGTGGCACCTGAACATCGTACATCCCGGTATCTAACAGCAATTATTGCAGCTGTAGCCGGCATCTCTTACTTATTTATCGCGCACTTTTATCACGAGATGCTACGCGAACTATCGCACCTTACCGATCCGGCCAAGCGCGAAGAATTGCTAAATAATTCATATAATGCCATTGGCCAGTTAAGGTATATTGATTGGTCGATCACTACCCCACTGTTACTGTTAAAAGCCGTGAGCATGCTTAAAATACAGCCCAGCCAAGCCAAAAGCGCTATTTTTTGGCTACTGTTTGCCGACCTTTTTATGGTTTTTACCGGTTACATAGGCGAGCAGCAACTTACTGCCGATGGCCACATTATGGTTACCCAGAAACTTATCTGGGGGGCCATATCTACTCTTGGCTACCTCATTATTCCTGTTATTTTATGGAATTTATGGAAACGCTTCAAAGATACTGTACAGCCCGAAGAGCGTACCGCCTACCAGTGGATTGCACTATCGACGGTAACCACTTGGGGTGTTTACCCTATTGGTTATGTTCTAACTGTAGTAAACGGCATCAACACCAACTACATACACATTGCATTCAGCATCTTTGATGTGATTAACAAAGTAGGTGCCGGTGTGGTAGTTTACCTGGCAGCCAAAAAAGCACTGGAGCGCCGTGTTGCTGAGGATGCTACCATGAATACCCACCTGGTAGATTAA
- a CDS encoding Brp/Blh family beta-carotene 15,15'-dioxygenase has product MTDKRSACQSPSVRLIWFTVGTGFLLMTWHNVINPLSLPVQLAVLVASLLLTGIPHGALDHLVQKEQARRVKRSFYILGFLARYLIIMLVYAVAWYILPQLSLTLFLLTSAWHFAETDITNLSQTKVWSVILRLIYGIALLGWILFSHLAAVNPILLQLVNGQGLFYSCWLAVTAQAQWLLPVLGLIITGILVADKRQSPDCRQYWLLGQLLFILLCSYTLPLLLAFALYFAGWHSLNTLLNIKGFITHQSAVSNKPLFKLWLKALPFTLLAISGLVLAGYFFKHYMPVIHPLPLLFVFLSLITMPHTEVMHGLNKSLRA; this is encoded by the coding sequence ATGACGGATAAACGCAGCGCCTGTCAGTCCCCATCGGTCAGGCTGATTTGGTTTACGGTTGGTACCGGCTTTTTATTGATGACTTGGCATAACGTTATTAATCCTTTGAGTTTGCCTGTTCAATTAGCTGTTTTAGTAGCTTCTTTGCTGCTTACAGGCATTCCGCACGGTGCGCTCGACCATCTGGTGCAAAAAGAACAAGCCAGGCGCGTTAAGCGGTCTTTTTATATACTGGGATTTTTGGCCCGGTACCTCATCATCATGCTGGTGTATGCCGTGGCATGGTATATTTTGCCGCAACTTAGTCTAACTCTTTTTTTGCTAACGTCGGCCTGGCATTTTGCTGAAACCGATATTACAAACCTGTCGCAAACAAAAGTTTGGAGTGTCATACTGCGTTTAATTTATGGTATTGCATTGCTGGGGTGGATTTTGTTTTCTCATTTGGCGGCAGTAAATCCGATATTGCTGCAACTGGTGAATGGCCAGGGTTTATTTTATAGCTGCTGGTTAGCGGTAACTGCACAGGCCCAATGGCTGCTGCCGGTATTAGGGCTTATAATAACTGGTATTTTAGTGGCCGACAAACGGCAATCACCTGACTGTCGCCAATACTGGCTACTCGGGCAACTGCTTTTTATATTGCTCTGCAGCTATACCTTACCGCTGTTATTGGCATTTGCGCTTTATTTTGCCGGATGGCATTCGCTCAATACGCTGCTTAACATTAAAGGGTTTATTACTCACCAATCTGCGGTAAGTAATAAACCCTTGTTTAAACTGTGGTTAAAAGCCCTGCCCTTTACACTGTTGGCTATTAGTGGGCTGGTGCTTGCCGGTTATTTTTTTAAACACTATATGCCGGTAATTCATCCCCTACCGCTGTTGTTTGTGTTTTTGTCGCTCATCACCATGCCTCACACCGAGGTAATGCATGGTTTAAACAAATCGTTGCGTGCTTAA
- a CDS encoding lycopene cyclase family protein, whose amino-acid sequence MNAPEHIPSFDIIIIGAGCAGLQLLYQFSQRKDWSGLKVLLVDDGAAKQRSWCFWSSEQHPLQHLVTKTWHQLSFSSAAFSKTQTIGPYGYHYIPGDVFFEYFSREFIPAHHNITQVSGRVNQIQPNNGSYLIKTDDYVAWGKTCFSSIPANKGQADELKQHFKGWYIEADHEVFDTSTASLMDYSVQLYQDVHFIYVLPFSKTHALIEATFFSSKIAEDEVYDELISNYMQYTYAGVNFVVTSAEKGCIPMSRQTFKRFGQAGEVLIGQAAGMVKASTGYTFNRITQDSIWLARNLNISLPNAQTGTGGRFRFYDRLLLNIIRKKPQLVAGIFTRLFRYNSSARVLRFLDERTKPIHEFAIFWSLPWLPFIKETIKYIIDNDG is encoded by the coding sequence ATGAACGCTCCTGAACATATTCCGTCATTTGACATCATTATTATTGGTGCCGGATGTGCAGGACTGCAATTGCTTTATCAGTTTTCGCAGCGTAAAGATTGGTCAGGTTTAAAGGTGCTGCTTGTTGACGATGGTGCAGCAAAGCAACGTTCCTGGTGCTTTTGGTCTTCAGAGCAACACCCCTTGCAGCACTTGGTCACTAAAACCTGGCATCAATTATCATTTAGTTCGGCGGCGTTTTCCAAAACTCAAACTATCGGCCCGTACGGTTACCATTATATTCCGGGCGACGTGTTTTTTGAGTACTTCAGTCGGGAGTTTATTCCAGCACACCATAACATCACGCAGGTAAGTGGTAGGGTCAACCAAATACAGCCAAACAATGGTAGCTATTTAATTAAAACTGATGATTATGTGGCCTGGGGAAAAACCTGTTTCAGCAGTATTCCGGCAAATAAAGGGCAGGCTGATGAACTGAAACAGCATTTTAAAGGATGGTATATTGAGGCAGACCATGAAGTTTTTGATACAAGTACGGCAAGCCTGATGGATTACTCCGTACAATTGTATCAGGATGTGCATTTCATATACGTGTTGCCCTTTAGCAAAACGCATGCACTCATCGAAGCTACTTTTTTTTCGTCTAAAATTGCTGAAGATGAGGTGTATGACGAGTTAATCAGCAACTACATGCAATACACTTACGCTGGCGTAAACTTCGTAGTAACATCTGCCGAGAAAGGGTGTATACCCATGAGCCGGCAAACGTTTAAGCGGTTTGGACAGGCCGGTGAGGTGTTGATTGGCCAAGCCGCGGGTATGGTTAAAGCCAGTACAGGATATACATTTAATCGCATCACACAAGATAGTATATGGCTGGCGCGTAACCTGAATATCAGCCTGCCCAATGCACAAACAGGTACCGGGGGGCGGTTTAGGTTTTATGACAGGTTGCTGTTAAACATCATCCGTAAAAAGCCGCAGCTGGTTGCCGGTATTTTTACCCGTTTATTTAGGTATAACTCATCTGCCCGGGTATTGCGCTTTTTAGACGAAAGGACTAAACCCATACATGAATTTGCCATATTTTGGTCGTTACCCTGGTTGCCTTTCATCAAAGAAACTATAAAGTATATAATTGACAATGACGGATAA
- a CDS encoding ATP-binding cassette domain-containing protein — MAFVLEAKNLSKNYQDKQALKPLNLQLQPGEIYSLLGPNGAGKSTTINLFLGFIAPTGGMALINNLEVAKNPVEIKRHLAYIPEQVVLYPNLSGFENLSLLSSLAGFDYDADRLNGFLMRSGLPAEAIHKRTGAYSKGMRQKVGIAAALAKRAKVLLLDEPTSGLDPKASNEFSELLLQLSAEGTAVFMATHDIFRAREVSSRIGIMKAGELVHQLSSNEMDAHQLEKLYLNYMHD, encoded by the coding sequence ATGGCGTTTGTATTAGAAGCAAAAAATCTAAGCAAAAACTACCAGGATAAGCAGGCGCTAAAGCCGCTTAACCTGCAACTGCAACCCGGCGAAATTTATAGCCTGTTAGGCCCCAACGGCGCGGGTAAATCTACCACCATCAACCTGTTTCTGGGTTTTATTGCGCCCACCGGCGGCATGGCGCTCATCAACAACCTGGAGGTGGCCAAAAACCCGGTCGAGATTAAACGGCACCTCGCCTACATACCCGAGCAGGTGGTGCTTTACCCTAATTTGAGCGGTTTTGAGAACCTGTCGTTGCTGAGCTCGCTGGCCGGGTTTGATTATGATGCCGACAGATTGAACGGGTTTTTAATGCGCTCGGGTTTGCCAGCTGAGGCCATTCACAAGCGCACGGGAGCCTACTCTAAGGGTATGCGCCAAAAGGTGGGCATTGCTGCGGCGCTGGCCAAACGGGCTAAGGTGTTGCTATTAGATGAGCCTACGTCGGGCTTGGACCCCAAAGCCAGCAACGAGTTTTCGGAATTGCTGCTGCAACTGAGTGCCGAAGGTACGGCCGTTTTTATGGCTACGCACGACATTTTCAGGGCTCGCGAGGTGAGCTCGCGCATCGGTATTATGAAAGCCGGCGAGCTGGTGCACCAGCTTTCATCGAACGAAATGGATGCCCACCAGCTCGAAAAACTTTACCTCAACTACATGCACGACTAA